A window from Citrus sinensis cultivar Valencia sweet orange chromosome 3, DVS_A1.0, whole genome shotgun sequence encodes these proteins:
- the LOC127900562 gene encoding cytosolic sulfotransferase 15-like, which translates to MEKSKNPSVDAAAEEKAKENPELILSQLRKEKGDGFYFYEYQGFWCPEPTINAVISFQKHFQAQESDVILATYPKSGTTWLKALTFTIMNRSRFELQNSPLHTTTLHQLVPFLEFDLYLNHQSPNLECFSAPRIFATHVPHALLPGSILNSSCRIVYVCRNPLDQFISEWLFIARTQDKEPCDLAEAFERACNGIQFFGPIWEHALCYWKASIEQPDKIFFLKYEDLKEDIASCINRLADFLGCPLSEEEVTQGVVEEISKLCSFDYIKNLEVTKTGRAYANGVKNSHYLRKGEVGDWKNYLTPSMSERLEKIIEEKLAGSGLTFKTSLQEPELI; encoded by the coding sequence atggaaaaatcaaaaaatccTTCAGTTGATGCTGCAGCAGAAGAGAAAGCCAAGGAGAATccagaattaattttaagtcAGCTTCGGAAAGAAAAAGGcgatggtttttatttttatgaatatcaAGGATTTTGGTGTCCAGAACCTACCATTAATGCTGTTATCTCCTTTCAAAAGCACTTCCAAGCACAAGAAAGTGATGTAATACTAGCCACTTATCCGAAATCAGGCACCACTTGGCTCAAGGCCCTTACTTTTACTATTATGAATCGTTCCCGTTTTGAATTACAAAATAGCCCCTTGCACACTACTACCCTTCATCAACTTGTACCTTTCCTTGAGTTTGATCTTTATCTCAACCATCAATCACCCAATCTTGAATGCTTTTCAGCACCAAGGATTTTTGCAACGCATGTCCCGCATGCTTTACTACCCGGTTCCATTCTGAATTCTAGCTGTCGAATTGTGTACGTTTGTAGGAACCCACTGGACCAATTCATCTCAGAGTGGCTATTTATAGCTAGAACTCAGGACAAGGAGCCATGTGACCTAGCTGAAGCTTTTGAGAGGGCTTGTAATGGAATCCAGTTTTTTGGACCCATTTGGGAACATGCGTTGTGTTACTGGAAAGCCAGTATAGAACAACCCGATAAGATATTCTTCTTGAAATATGAAGATCTCAAAGAAGATATCGCCTCTTGCATTAACAGATTGGCCGATTTCTTGGGATGTCCTCTTTCGGAAGAGGAAGTGACCCAAGGTGTGGTGGAAGAAATCTCCAAGCTATGTAGTTTTGATTATATCAAAAACTTGGAAGTCACCAAAACCGGTAGAGCGTACGCAAATGGGGTGAAAAATTCTCACTACTTGAGAAAAGGTGAAGTTGGAGattggaaaaattatttaacccCATCAATGTCAGAGCGTTTGGAGAAAATAATCGAAGAAAAGTTGGCTGGTTCTGGTCTTACCTTTAAAACTTCATTGCAGGAACCAGAATTGATATAG